The following proteins come from a genomic window of Streptomyces sp. GS7:
- the sufB gene encoding Fe-S cluster assembly protein SufB, translating into MTLPTETAHPELEGLGKYEYGWADSDVAGASAKRGLSEEVVRDISGKKDEPEWMLKLRLKGLKLFDKKPMPQWGSDLSGIDFDNIKYFVRSTEQQAASWEELPEDIKNTYDKLGIPEAEKQRLVAGVAAQYESEVVYHQIREDLEAQGVIFLDTDTALKEHPELFQEYFGTVIPVGDNKFASLNTAVWSGGSFIYVPKGVHVDIPLQAYFRINTENMGQFERTLIIVDEDAYVHYVEGCTAPIYKSDSLHSAVVEIIVKKGGRCRYTTIQNWSNNVYNLVTKRAVAYEGATMEWVDGNLGSKVTMKYPAVYLMGEHAKGETLSIAFAGEGQHQDAGSKMVHMAPNTSSNIVSKSVARGGGRTSYRGLVEIGEGAAGSKSNVLCDALLVDTISRSDTYPYVDVREDDVSMGHEATVSKVSEDQLFYLMARGLSEQEAMAMIVRGFVEPIARELPMEYALELNRLIELQMEGAVG; encoded by the coding sequence ATGACGCTCCCCACGGAGACTGCTCACCCTGAGCTCGAGGGCCTGGGCAAGTACGAATACGGCTGGGCCGACTCCGACGTGGCCGGCGCCTCGGCGAAGCGCGGTCTCTCCGAGGAGGTCGTCCGCGACATCTCGGGCAAGAAGGACGAGCCGGAGTGGATGCTCAAGCTCCGCCTCAAGGGCCTGAAGCTGTTCGACAAGAAGCCCATGCCGCAGTGGGGCTCCGACCTGTCGGGCATCGACTTCGACAACATCAAGTACTTCGTCCGCTCCACCGAGCAGCAGGCCGCCTCCTGGGAGGAGCTGCCCGAGGACATCAAGAACACCTACGACAAGCTGGGCATCCCCGAGGCGGAGAAGCAGCGCCTGGTCGCCGGTGTCGCCGCGCAGTACGAGTCGGAGGTCGTCTACCACCAGATCCGCGAGGACCTGGAGGCGCAGGGCGTCATCTTCCTGGACACCGACACCGCGCTGAAGGAGCACCCCGAGCTCTTCCAGGAGTACTTCGGCACGGTCATCCCGGTCGGCGACAACAAGTTCGCGTCGCTGAACACCGCGGTGTGGTCCGGCGGCTCGTTCATCTACGTCCCCAAGGGCGTCCATGTGGACATCCCGCTCCAGGCGTACTTCCGCATCAACACCGAGAACATGGGCCAGTTCGAGCGGACCCTGATCATCGTCGACGAGGACGCCTACGTCCACTACGTCGAGGGCTGCACGGCGCCGATCTACAAGTCCGACTCGCTGCACTCCGCGGTCGTCGAGATCATCGTCAAGAAGGGCGGCCGCTGCCGCTACACGACCATCCAGAACTGGTCGAACAACGTCTACAACCTGGTCACCAAGCGCGCCGTCGCCTATGAGGGCGCGACGATGGAGTGGGTCGACGGCAACCTCGGCTCCAAGGTGACCATGAAGTACCCGGCGGTCTACCTCATGGGTGAGCACGCCAAGGGCGAGACGCTGTCCATCGCCTTCGCGGGCGAGGGCCAGCACCAGGACGCCGGCTCCAAGATGGTCCACATGGCGCCGAACACCTCCTCCAACATCGTCTCCAAGTCGGTGGCCCGGGGCGGCGGCCGGACCTCCTACCGCGGTCTGGTCGAGATCGGCGAGGGCGCCGCGGGCTCCAAGTCCAACGTGCTGTGCGACGCGCTGCTCGTGGACACCATCTCCCGCTCGGACACCTACCCCTACGTGGACGTCCGCGAGGACGACGTGTCCATGGGCCACGAGGCGACGGTCTCCAAGGTCAGCGAGGACCAGCTGTTCTACCTGATGGCGCGCGGCCTGAGCGAGCAGGAGGCCATGGCGATGATCGTCCGCGGCTTCGTCGAGCCGATCGCCCGTGAGCTGCCGATGGAGTACGCGCTGGAGCTCAACCGGCTGATCGAGCTGCAGATGGAAGGCGCGGTCGGCTGA
- the sufD gene encoding Fe-S cluster assembly protein SufD: MAEAQNIPAGSTTTGSIAVAAESTVATRMSAPPSYDVADFPVPHGREEEWRFTPLARLRGLHDGSAEAGGPDLKVDITAPDGVTHELVDRTDPRVGKAGKPVDRVAAQAYSSFEKASVVTVPKETVLTEPIRITVHGEGGTAYGHQVVELGAFAEAVVVIDHTGDAVLAANVDYLLGDGAKLTVVSVQDWDDTAVHCGQHNALVGRDATFKSVVVTFGGDLVRLHPRIDYAGPGGEAELYGLYFTEQGQHQEHRLFVDHDTPNCRSHVTYKGALQGQDAHAVWIGDVLIQAAATGTDTYELNRNLVLTDGARVDSVPNLEIETGEIVGAGHASATGRFDDEQLFYLMARGVPADEARRLVVRGFFAELVQQIGLPDVEERLMNKIEAELEASAA; this comes from the coding sequence ATGGCTGAGGCTCAGAACATCCCGGCGGGTTCCACGACCACCGGCTCCATCGCGGTGGCCGCGGAGTCCACCGTCGCCACCCGGATGAGCGCCCCGCCGTCCTACGACGTGGCGGACTTCCCGGTGCCGCACGGCCGCGAGGAGGAGTGGCGCTTCACGCCGCTCGCGCGGCTGCGCGGTCTGCACGACGGCAGCGCCGAGGCCGGCGGTCCCGACCTGAAGGTCGACATCACCGCGCCCGACGGCGTCACCCACGAGCTGGTCGACCGCACCGACCCGCGGGTCGGCAAGGCCGGCAAGCCGGTGGACCGGGTCGCGGCCCAGGCGTACAGCTCGTTCGAGAAGGCGTCGGTGGTCACGGTCCCCAAGGAGACCGTGCTCACCGAGCCGATCCGGATCACCGTCCACGGCGAGGGCGGCACCGCCTACGGCCACCAGGTCGTCGAGCTGGGCGCGTTCGCCGAGGCGGTCGTGGTCATCGACCACACCGGTGACGCGGTGCTCGCCGCCAACGTCGACTACCTCCTCGGCGACGGCGCCAAGCTGACCGTCGTCTCCGTGCAGGACTGGGACGACACCGCCGTCCACTGCGGCCAGCACAACGCCCTGGTCGGCCGGGACGCCACCTTCAAGTCCGTGGTCGTCACCTTCGGCGGCGACCTGGTCCGCCTCCACCCGCGCATCGACTACGCGGGCCCCGGCGGCGAGGCCGAGCTCTACGGCCTGTACTTCACCGAGCAGGGCCAGCACCAGGAGCACCGCCTCTTCGTCGACCACGACACGCCCAACTGCCGCTCCCACGTGACCTACAAGGGCGCGCTGCAGGGCCAGGACGCGCACGCGGTCTGGATCGGCGACGTCCTCATCCAGGCGGCCGCCACCGGCACGGACACCTACGAGCTCAACCGCAACCTCGTCCTGACCGACGGCGCGCGGGTCGACTCGGTGCCCAACCTGGAGATCGAGACCGGCGAGATCGTCGGTGCCGGCCACGCCTCGGCGACCGGCCGGTTCGACGACGAGCAGCTGTTCTACCTGATGGCCCGCGGTGTCCCGGCCGACGAGGCGCGCCGCCTGGTCGTCCGCGGCTTCTTCGCCGAGCTGGTCCAGCAGATCGGCCTCCCGGACGTCGAGGAGCGCCTGATGAACAAGATCGAAGCCGAGCTGGAAGCGTCCGCGGCATGA
- a CDS encoding non-heme iron oxygenase ferredoxin subunit, whose translation MTYVRAAALSELEEDTPKRVEIDGTPISLVRTEGEVFAINDICSHANVSLSEGEVEDCSIECWLHGSSFDLRTGKPSGLPATRPVPVYPVKIEGDDVLVSVTQES comes from the coding sequence ATGACGTACGTACGCGCAGCGGCGCTCAGCGAGCTGGAGGAGGACACCCCCAAGAGGGTGGAGATCGACGGTACGCCGATCTCGCTGGTCCGCACCGAGGGCGAGGTGTTCGCGATCAACGACATCTGCTCGCACGCGAACGTCTCCCTGTCGGAGGGCGAGGTCGAGGACTGCTCGATCGAGTGCTGGCTGCACGGCTCCAGTTTCGACCTGCGTACCGGCAAGCCGTCCGGCCTTCCCGCGACGCGCCCCGTCCCCGTATACCCCGTAAAGATCGAAGGGGACGACGTGCTCGTCTCCGTCACCCAGGAGTCCTGA
- the sufC gene encoding Fe-S cluster assembly ATPase SufC — protein MATLEIHDLHVSVEAENGQREILKGVDLTVKQGETHAIMGPNGSGKSTLAYSLAGHPKYTITGGTVTLDGEDVLEMSVDERARAGVFLAMQYPVEVPGVSVSNFLRTSATAIRGEAPKLRLWVKEVKEAMERLHMDPSFAERNVNEGFSGGEKKRHEILQLELLKPAIAILDETDSGLDVDALRIVSEGVNRVRETGQVGTLLITHYTRILRYIKPDHVHVFANGRIAESGGPELADKLEAEGYEAYVKGGTTA, from the coding sequence ATGGCAACGCTTGAGATCCACGACCTGCACGTCTCCGTCGAGGCCGAGAACGGCCAGCGCGAGATCCTGAAGGGCGTCGACCTGACCGTGAAGCAGGGCGAGACGCACGCCATCATGGGCCCCAACGGCTCCGGCAAGTCGACCCTCGCCTACTCCCTCGCGGGTCACCCGAAGTACACGATCACCGGCGGCACCGTCACCCTCGACGGCGAGGACGTCCTGGAGATGTCCGTCGACGAGCGCGCCCGGGCCGGCGTCTTCCTCGCCATGCAGTACCCGGTCGAGGTGCCCGGTGTCTCGGTCTCCAACTTCCTGCGCACCTCCGCCACCGCGATCCGCGGCGAGGCCCCCAAGCTGCGGCTGTGGGTCAAGGAGGTCAAGGAGGCCATGGAGCGCCTCCACATGGACCCCTCGTTCGCCGAGCGCAACGTCAACGAGGGCTTCTCCGGCGGTGAGAAGAAGCGCCACGAGATCCTCCAGCTGGAGCTGCTCAAGCCGGCCATCGCGATCCTCGACGAGACCGACTCCGGCCTCGACGTCGACGCGCTGCGGATCGTCTCCGAGGGCGTCAACCGCGTCCGCGAGACCGGCCAGGTGGGCACCCTGCTCATCACCCACTACACCCGGATTCTCCGCTACATCAAGCCCGACCACGTCCACGTCTTCGCCAACGGGCGGATCGCCGAGTCCGGCGGCCCCGAGCTGGCGGACAAGCTGGAGGCCGAGGGCTACGAGGCATACGTGAAGGGTGGTACGACCGCGTGA
- a CDS encoding cysteine desulfurase: MTQLPGLLDTEAIRKDFPLLDRQVHDGKKIVYLDNAATSQKPRQVLDALSAYYERHNANVHRGVHVLAEEATALYEGARDKVAAFINAPSRDEVIFTKNASESLNLVANMLGWADEPYRVDRETEIVITEMEHHSNIVPWQLLSQRTGAKLKWFGITDDGRLDLSNIDEIITEQTKIVSFTLVSNIMGTVNPVETIVRRAQEVGALVCIDASQAAPHMVLDVQALQADFVAFTGHKMCGPTGIGVLWGRQELLEDLPPFLGGGEMIETVSMHSSTYAPAPHKFEAGTPPIAQAVGLGAAVDYLTSIGMDRIAAHEHAITEYAVKRLLEVPDLRIIGPSTAEDRGATISFTLGDIHPHDVGQVLDEQGIAVRVGHHCARPVCLRYGIPATTRASFYLYSTPAEVDALVEGLEHVRNFFG; encoded by the coding sequence GTGACACAGCTGCCGGGCCTCCTCGACACAGAGGCGATCCGCAAGGACTTCCCCCTTCTGGACCGTCAGGTCCACGACGGGAAGAAGATCGTGTACCTGGACAACGCGGCGACGTCGCAGAAGCCGCGCCAGGTCCTCGACGCCCTGAGCGCCTACTACGAACGCCACAACGCCAACGTCCACCGCGGCGTGCATGTGCTCGCCGAGGAGGCCACGGCGCTGTACGAAGGCGCGCGCGACAAGGTCGCCGCCTTCATCAACGCGCCCAGCCGGGACGAGGTGATCTTCACCAAGAACGCCTCGGAGTCGCTCAACCTCGTTGCCAACATGCTGGGTTGGGCCGATGAGCCGTACCGCGTGGACCGCGAGACCGAGATCGTCATCACGGAGATGGAGCACCACTCCAACATCGTCCCGTGGCAGCTGCTCTCGCAGCGCACCGGCGCGAAGCTGAAGTGGTTCGGCATCACCGACGACGGCCGCCTCGACCTGTCCAACATAGACGAGATCATCACGGAGCAGACGAAGATCGTCTCCTTCACGCTGGTCTCCAACATCATGGGCACCGTCAACCCGGTCGAGACGATCGTCCGGCGGGCCCAGGAGGTCGGTGCGCTGGTGTGCATCGACGCCTCGCAGGCCGCGCCGCACATGGTCCTGGACGTCCAGGCGCTGCAGGCCGACTTCGTGGCCTTCACCGGCCACAAGATGTGCGGCCCGACCGGTATCGGCGTGCTGTGGGGCCGCCAGGAGCTGCTGGAGGACCTGCCTCCGTTCCTCGGCGGCGGCGAGATGATCGAGACGGTGTCCATGCACTCCTCGACCTACGCGCCCGCGCCGCACAAGTTCGAGGCCGGTACGCCCCCGATCGCGCAGGCCGTCGGCCTCGGCGCGGCCGTGGACTACCTCACCTCGATCGGCATGGACAGGATCGCCGCGCATGAGCACGCGATCACCGAGTACGCCGTCAAGCGGCTGCTGGAGGTCCCCGACCTGCGCATCATCGGCCCGAGCACGGCCGAGGACCGCGGGGCGACGATCTCCTTCACGCTCGGCGACATCCACCCGCACGACGTGGGCCAGGTGCTGGACGAGCAGGGCATCGCGGTCCGGGTGGGGCACCACTGCGCGCGTCCGGTCTGCCTGCGGTACGGAATTCCTGCGACCACGCGGGCGTCGTTCTATCTGTACTCCACCCCGGCCGAGGTCGACGCCCTGGTCGAGGGCCTGGAGCACGTCCGCAACTTCTTCGGATGA
- the sufU gene encoding Fe-S cluster assembly sulfur transfer protein SufU — translation MKLDSMYQDVILDHYKHPHGRGLRDGDAEVHHVNPTCGDEITLRVRLEGTTIEDVSYEGQGCSISQASASVLNDLLVGKQLGEAQRIQETFLELMQSKGQVEPDDAMEEVLEDAVAFAGVSKYPARVKCALLSWMAWKDATAKALSQEAKTA, via the coding sequence GTGAAGCTGGATTCCATGTACCAGGACGTCATCCTGGACCACTACAAGCACCCCCATGGGCGCGGTCTCCGGGACGGCGATGCCGAGGTGCACCACGTCAACCCCACGTGCGGTGACGAGATCACGCTGCGCGTGCGGCTGGAGGGCACGACGATCGAGGACGTGTCCTACGAGGGCCAGGGCTGCTCCATCAGCCAGGCCAGCGCGTCGGTGCTCAACGACCTCCTGGTCGGCAAGCAGCTCGGCGAGGCGCAGCGGATCCAGGAGACGTTCCTGGAGCTGATGCAGTCCAAGGGCCAGGTCGAGCCCGACGACGCGATGGAGGAGGTGCTGGAGGACGCGGTCGCGTTCGCCGGCGTCTCGAAGTACCCGGCGCGCGTGAAGTGCGCACTGCTGAGCTGGATGGCCTGGAAGGACGCCACGGCCAAGGCCCTCTCCCAGGAGGCGAAGACCGCATGA
- a CDS encoding metal-sulfur cluster assembly factor — MTDTPATTTTKPASEEEVREALYDVVDPELGIDVVNLGLIYGIHIDDANIATIDMTLTSAACPLTDVIEDQAKSATDGIVSELKINWVWMPPWGPDKITDDGREQLRALGFNV; from the coding sequence ATGACCGACACCCCCGCCACCACCACCACCAAGCCGGCCTCCGAGGAGGAGGTCCGCGAGGCGCTCTACGACGTCGTCGACCCCGAGCTGGGCATCGACGTCGTCAACCTCGGCTTGATCTACGGCATCCACATCGACGACGCCAACATCGCCACCATCGACATGACGCTGACCTCCGCGGCCTGCCCGCTGACCGACGTCATCGAGGACCAGGCGAAGTCCGCCACGGACGGCATCGTCAGCGAGCTGAAGATCAACTGGGTCTGGATGCCCCCGTGGGGCCCGGACAAGATCACCGACGACGGCCGTGAGCAGCTGCGCGCGCTGGGGTTCAACGTCTGA
- a CDS encoding DMT family transporter, whose amino-acid sequence MVYLTLAGAILSEILATTAMKYSHGFTKLWPSVGTTLGYLVAFALLARTLKSMSVGTTYAIWSGAGTAVIAAIGMVFLGESTSWLKILGVLLVIAGVVVLNLDGAH is encoded by the coding sequence ATGGTCTATCTGACGCTGGCCGGGGCGATCCTCTCCGAGATCCTGGCGACCACGGCGATGAAGTACAGCCACGGGTTCACGAAGCTGTGGCCGTCGGTGGGCACCACGCTGGGGTATCTGGTGGCCTTCGCGCTGCTCGCGCGGACGCTGAAGTCGATGAGCGTGGGAACGACCTATGCGATCTGGTCCGGGGCGGGCACGGCGGTCATCGCGGCGATCGGGATGGTGTTCCTGGGGGAGAGCACCAGTTGGCTGAAGATCCTCGGGGTGCTGCTGGTCATCGCCGGGGTGGTCGTGCTGAATCTGGACGGTGCGCACTGA
- a CDS encoding TetR/AcrR family transcriptional regulator has translation MARRYDPDRRQRIIDAAIAVVGERGIAGLSHRAVAAAADVPLGSTTYHFATLDELLVAALRQANGGWLEDFARWVAGIDPAVPLADEVARLVEETLAGDRSRVELEYELYLAALRHEAVRPIAAECLDEMVALLGRRIGDPATARAVVAFADGLVLQHLLTGRPFERALVRDGLAGVLG, from the coding sequence ATGGCGCGGCGCTACGACCCGGACCGGCGGCAGCGGATCATCGACGCGGCGATCGCGGTGGTCGGCGAGCGGGGTATCGCCGGGCTCAGCCATCGCGCGGTGGCGGCCGCCGCGGATGTGCCGCTGGGCTCGACGACGTATCACTTCGCGACGCTGGACGAGCTGCTGGTCGCCGCGCTGCGGCAGGCCAACGGCGGGTGGCTGGAGGATTTCGCACGCTGGGTGGCGGGGATCGATCCGGCGGTGCCGCTGGCCGACGAGGTGGCGCGGCTGGTCGAGGAGACGCTGGCCGGCGACCGGTCGCGGGTGGAGCTGGAGTACGAGCTGTATCTGGCGGCGCTGCGGCACGAGGCGGTGCGGCCGATCGCGGCGGAGTGCCTGGACGAGATGGTCGCGCTGCTCGGGCGGCGGATCGGGGACCCGGCCACCGCGCGGGCCGTGGTGGCGTTCGCCGACGGGCTGGTCCTCCAGCATCTGCTGACCGGCCGGCCCTTCGAACGGGCCCTGGTCCGGGACGGGTTGGCCGGCGTGCTCGGCTGA
- the dapD gene encoding 2,3,4,5-tetrahydropyridine-2,6-dicarboxylate N-succinyltransferase — protein sequence MTDAAVSVDSPRTTGAVAAGLATVTSDGTVLDTWYPKPELVSATAEGLGPAGTERLSDDRAAELLGGAVRKAIGPDPVREVEVVAVRTVITSLDDKPLDAHDAYLRLHLLSHRLVKPHGQNLEGVFGLLTNVAWTSLGPVAVDRLETVRLNARAEGLHLQVTSVDKFPRMTDYVAPSGVRIADADRVRLGAHLAAGTTVMHEGFVNFNAGTLGTSMIEGRISAGVVIGDGSDIGGGASTMGTLSGGGKQIISIGERCLLGAESGIGIALGDECVVEAGLYITAGTRVTMPDGQIVKALELSGGDNILFRRNSTTGAVEARPNKAVWGGLNEILHSHN from the coding sequence ATGACCGATGCTGCTGTTTCCGTTGATTCTCCCCGTACGACCGGCGCCGTCGCCGCCGGGCTCGCCACCGTCACCTCCGACGGCACTGTTCTCGACACCTGGTACCCCAAGCCCGAGCTGGTCTCCGCGACCGCCGAGGGCCTCGGCCCGGCCGGCACCGAGCGGCTGTCGGACGACCGAGCCGCCGAGCTGCTGGGCGGCGCCGTCCGCAAGGCGATCGGTCCCGACCCGGTCCGCGAGGTGGAGGTCGTGGCCGTCCGCACGGTCATCACCTCGCTCGACGACAAGCCGCTGGACGCGCACGACGCCTACCTGCGCCTGCACCTGCTGAGCCACCGGCTGGTCAAGCCGCACGGCCAGAACCTGGAGGGCGTCTTCGGGCTGCTGACCAACGTCGCCTGGACCTCGCTCGGCCCGGTGGCCGTCGACCGGCTGGAGACGGTGCGGTTGAACGCCCGCGCCGAGGGCCTGCACCTCCAGGTCACCAGCGTCGACAAGTTCCCGCGGATGACCGACTACGTGGCGCCCTCCGGCGTGCGGATCGCGGACGCCGACCGGGTGCGGCTGGGCGCCCACCTCGCGGCCGGCACCACCGTCATGCACGAGGGCTTCGTGAACTTCAACGCCGGCACGCTGGGCACCTCCATGATCGAGGGCCGGATCAGCGCGGGCGTGGTGATCGGCGACGGCAGCGACATCGGCGGCGGCGCCTCCACGATGGGCACCCTGTCCGGCGGCGGCAAGCAGATCATCTCGATCGGCGAGCGCTGCCTGCTGGGCGCGGAGTCCGGTATCGGTATCGCGCTGGGCGACGAGTGCGTCGTCGAGGCCGGTCTCTACATCACGGCCGGCACCCGGGTCACCATGCCCGACGGCCAGATCGTCAAGGCGCTGGAGCTGTCCGGCGGCGACAACATCCTCTTCCGCCGCAACTCCACCACGGGCGCCGTCGAGGCCCGCCCGAACAAGGCGGTCTGGGGCGGTCTGAACGAGATCCTGCACAGCCACAACTGA
- a CDS encoding class I SAM-dependent methyltransferase, translating into MTQQPPPAGEPGHPARPDHPDGAARPDIPDRVSETYGDHDLSTAPAFAGGFINFGYWAWLPEAADRPLTEDDRIRSEQDLYRLVLDTFDRPRGRTALEVGCGRGLGCALALKEFGLGSVIGLDAHPDQIARAREANAELLHAGPSGTAAGRLDFVLGPAQQMPLPDGSVDFVYSVEAAQHFRDLAGFAREAARVLRPDGQFALATFFARIKEAVPVLPELLPPYADGLDVPHLVDDVAATLSAAGLRSVEVTPVGEGVWESYDRYMAERPELRDKWPRHYLAAYQTGLLDYYLITAAAPAGAAPAATDP; encoded by the coding sequence ATGACCCAGCAGCCGCCCCCGGCCGGCGAACCCGGTCACCCCGCGCGCCCGGACCACCCGGACGGCGCAGCGCGTCCGGACATCCCCGACCGGGTCTCCGAGACGTACGGCGACCACGACCTCAGCACCGCTCCGGCCTTCGCCGGCGGCTTCATCAACTTCGGCTACTGGGCCTGGCTGCCCGAGGCCGCGGACCGCCCGCTGACCGAGGACGACCGGATCCGCAGCGAGCAGGACCTCTACCGCCTGGTGCTGGACACCTTCGACCGCCCGCGGGGCCGCACCGCCCTGGAGGTCGGGTGCGGGCGCGGACTGGGCTGCGCGCTGGCGCTGAAGGAGTTCGGCCTGGGGTCGGTGATCGGCCTGGACGCCCATCCCGACCAGATCGCCCGCGCCCGGGAGGCCAACGCCGAGCTGCTGCACGCCGGGCCCTCGGGCACCGCCGCCGGCCGGCTGGACTTCGTCCTCGGCCCGGCCCAGCAGATGCCGCTGCCGGACGGCTCGGTCGACTTCGTGTACTCCGTCGAGGCCGCCCAGCACTTCCGCGACCTGGCCGGGTTCGCCCGGGAGGCGGCGCGGGTGCTGCGCCCGGACGGCCAGTTCGCGCTGGCCACCTTCTTCGCCCGCATCAAGGAGGCCGTCCCGGTGCTGCCGGAGCTGCTGCCCCCGTACGCCGACGGCCTGGACGTCCCGCACCTGGTCGACGACGTGGCCGCGACGCTCTCCGCAGCCGGGCTGCGCAGCGTGGAGGTGACGCCGGTCGGCGAGGGGGTCTGGGAGAGCTACGACCGCTACATGGCCGAGCGGCCGGAGCTGCGCGACAAGTGGCCGCGGCACTACCTGGCGGCGTATCAGACCGGTCTGCTCGACTACTACCTCATCACCGCCGCGGCGCCCGCCGGTGCGGCGCCCGCCGCCACGGACCCGTGA
- a CDS encoding MsnO8 family LLM class oxidoreductase: MSSTTGTTQFSILDRSRTRAGHPPAEALRDTVDLARYAERLGYHRFWVSEHHGVPGVAGSAPTVLAAAVASATSAIRVGTGGVMLPNHRPLVVAEQFGVLESLFPGRIDMGLGRSVGFTGGIRRALGAEKDAAEDFGDRLAELTGYFTGTQTVHPQVHARPAEGLAVPVFVLATGAGAGIAARSGLALVIGDIRGRQAMLDAIAGYRDAFRPSALWERPYVVVSGTVAVAATEAAARRLLVPEARALAYSRTHGVFPPLRPPEEDGGEPMSAREREFYESALRGHVHGTEEQVADALGTLIERSGADEVLVTTSSYDRPALLESFERLARVAGLAGRDRPGAGRP, translated from the coding sequence GTGAGCTCGACGACAGGGACGACACAATTTTCGATCCTCGACCGCTCCCGCACCAGGGCTGGTCACCCGCCCGCGGAGGCGCTGCGGGACACGGTGGACCTGGCGCGGTATGCCGAGCGGCTGGGCTACCACCGCTTCTGGGTCTCCGAGCACCACGGCGTCCCCGGGGTCGCCGGCTCCGCGCCCACGGTCCTGGCCGCCGCGGTGGCCTCGGCGACCTCCGCCATCCGGGTCGGTACGGGCGGGGTGATGCTGCCCAACCACCGGCCCCTGGTCGTCGCCGAGCAGTTCGGGGTGCTGGAATCGCTCTTCCCCGGGCGGATCGACATGGGGCTGGGGCGGTCGGTCGGCTTCACCGGCGGGATCCGCCGGGCACTGGGCGCGGAGAAGGACGCCGCGGAGGACTTCGGGGACCGGCTCGCCGAGCTGACGGGCTACTTCACCGGCACTCAGACCGTCCATCCGCAGGTCCACGCCCGGCCCGCCGAGGGGCTGGCGGTGCCGGTGTTCGTGCTGGCGACCGGCGCGGGCGCGGGCATCGCGGCCCGGTCCGGGCTCGCCCTGGTCATCGGCGACATCCGGGGCCGGCAGGCGATGCTGGACGCGATCGCCGGCTACCGCGACGCGTTTCGCCCCTCGGCGCTCTGGGAGCGGCCGTATGTGGTGGTCTCCGGGACGGTGGCGGTGGCCGCCACGGAGGCGGCGGCGCGGCGGCTGCTGGTGCCGGAGGCGCGGGCGCTGGCGTACTCCCGTACGCACGGGGTGTTCCCGCCGCTGCGGCCCCCGGAGGAGGACGGTGGGGAGCCGATGTCCGCGCGGGAGCGGGAGTTCTACGAGTCCGCGCTGCGCGGACACGTGCACGGTACGGAGGAACAGGTCGCCGACGCCCTCGGCACGCTGATCGAGCGCAGCGGGGCGGACGAGGTACTGGTCACCACCAGCTCCTACGACCGCCCGGCGCTGCTGGAGTCCTTCGAGCGGCTGGCCCGGGTGGCGGGGCTGGCGGGCCGGGACCGCCCCGGCGCGGGGCGCCCCTGA